The sequence below is a genomic window from Pempheris klunzingeri isolate RE-2024b chromosome 12, fPemKlu1.hap1, whole genome shotgun sequence.
GGATTTCGTTGCTAATGAACTGAATCAATgcaaaatatgaagaaaaaaagatacaagAAGTATCTTCTACAAACGGCGATTAGATAACAATCAAAACCCGATTATTGACTCAAACAGGATggaaaacgtgtgtgtgtgtaaaatgcttttttgtGCTTAATGATTGGGAGATGATGTAATTATGAAGAAAATAACAACATCAAGTTGTTCATTTGGGCCTGTGGAACAAAAACAGACCTCGGGTCAGATAAGCATTTGCTTGGTATCCTATAAAAATGTACGGATGTGATCTTTACAAGGCCAGGACTCCGCGTTTCTCCTGATTGTTTCATGATTTTAATCCTGAGGCAAAGTGACTTCAACTCCCCAAAAACACTGTTTGCCTGAAGTTATTGAACACTTGACTGTTAATCTCCGCAACACGCTCACGACAAGGTGAAGTGACACGGCCTGCGGATGAATCTATGCGAGACACCAGGACCATTTCACACCTGTCTGGCTGCGTGTCCCgactcctctgctgcttttggAGGGCCATTATTCCCATAGGCCAGAATCTAATCAGCGTTTATAACCAACGTGCCTTGTTAGGATTTTTTCTTCAACGCTGGCGGATTTTCCTAACATCTTCTGCCCAAAAAACGTTTAATagcctcccctcccctctccggGCACACATGGCGCACTCACAATGCCAGCTCGAGTTCACATTTCAAGCCTTAAACAAGAGAGAGTGAAAGTACGAGGAGACGAAAATCCCAACTCTTTGTGGGGTCACAGAGTTGGTTTGGTGAGAGACCAACTATTCCGTGTTATGTCTCCTCACAAACCGCTATTATGGGCTTGTTTTGAGTAGACCCATATGCACTAAAGTCCTCGTTAATTATAAAGTGTGGGCTCTGAGCTGCTTGTGTAATTGACCTTCATGCGCTAGAAGTTGTAGCCTACCCAACAAGGCGCGAGGTGCGACTGATCCTTCGCATTTAcagacaggggggagacagttGACACACTCTCAGTGTGCACTTTTCATATTTACACTCCCATTAGAGCCGCCCAGGCCTGCAAAATAGTTAATCACTGGGCCACAAGCTTCCTGTCCTGTCGTTTCACATACTAAAAGAAAATAGTCCTTCTTTTTTGCATGAGAGAAATAGCATCCAATCAACATCCAGCGAGTAGGATATTTGCTGACATTAGTTTGGATTGTGGTTTTTTAACTGTGGGTATTTGCTATTTCCCCAAAGCAATCCGATTAAGCCACACATCAGCTGAGAGATGAATAAAGATGGGAGGCACAAATATAAAGATACAAATGTGGCACAAAAATATGCCATCGTGATGATGTTATTGTGATAATAAGACAAAGAAGATACCTTAAAGCGCACTCTAGTAGCACCTGAACCTGCAGCCTGGAAGAGGGAAAGTACTAAAGCACCTAATGAATGTATAAAAGGCTGAAAAGATGTTGTTTTAGGTTTATTCTGTGCGCGAGGAGCTCGGGCAGCAGACCggggtgatggtggtggtggtggtggtggtggggaggggggagtCTGGAGGTGGTGGACGGCTGAAGCTGTTCAAACAAAGTGTCTTCTTTCAACGCCCGTTTccagttctgtgttttttttcctctccgcCAAACACTACGGCACTTTTGTTCTCCACAGCCGAGCGCGGAAAGATAAGGTGTCATCACTTGAACATCAAGGTTCCCGGTTGGAAAAGCACGTATAAATTTCGCCCAGCTTTGCCTGTAATGGCCACATGCCACATGCTTCAGTCTCCTGGCTGCTGTTGTCTTTACAAAGCACTGGATTAAGTGTcgatattttcctttttttctctctctctctctctctcgttttgTCATTCTAACATCTGCAATAATGACTTGAGTGAACTTTGACCTTAAGTCGGCGAACATCATTTctacatataaaataaataaaaaaaaattataaaaagaaacGCAATAATTCAGATCTCTCCTTTAATTCACTAATGATACTGAATTATATTCCCTAAATTTAATTCCAGACTTTTGCAGATGCAGTTTTTGCATTTCTATTCTGTAACTGTAACAGCCAAGGACACAAGCCTGGAAATATCTTGAATGCGGAGACACAGTTTTCCTCCTTAACGGGTCCCCTTGCAGCATTTATGATCAGAAGGTAGATAATCCCGGGATATGGACCCGTGCACACCGGCAGACTGCACACGCATTAAGGACAATACCGCCTTTCTCTAGAGCAGGCATAGCCCGTGTATCAAAGGCTAAGAGCTCGTGATTTTAGGAAATGCTATCTGATTATACATTTCCCCAATCTTATCAAGGAGCTGGTGGCTCCCGCACATTCAACAGGCCGGAGGAAACAGTGAGGCGTGGATCTGAGCCCGCTTCAGCACAGCCCACTGACCGCTTAGATACAAAGTGATAATTATAATACTAGAATTGAGAcctaaacagtaaaaaaaaaaaaaaaatctgcaaaaactgcaaagaaatcacctgaaaatgatgaaagatATTTGATATACGTCTGCAGCTAGTAAGAGGATATTTGCtttgtttaaatatttctaaaatgtcacCCAGCTTGAATGGTCTGAAAATAGATAACGAGGTGGCCCACAGGACACAAACTATATTAACAGACTGGTTTCTgcaactaaataaataaacaaacaaataaataacaaaataaaaaatgtcaagaATCATTCAGAATCAAAGAAATCCTCGATTTTAATCCatatagttctttttttttcttttattgtaaaGGTTATATGAAACTATAGGTGATTCGTTTTATGTTTCATCATTTGTCGCAAAGTTTACATGCAGTCTCTTtccaaatgaaaatgcaaataataataataatgtcaagAGATTAAGATATTTCATCTTATCGCTGCTCTTATAAGACACTTGAGAATACCATACCCCATCAACCCTCCCACGCTCCCtcccccctcaaaaaaaaaaaaaaaagaaaagaaaaatggttaTGGCTCTCTTGGAAAACCCTTGTTGTAAACAAAAAGGCGATGGGGTACCTGTAACTCGGTGCCTAGAGTCTGTTGATATATCTCAACCCCTAAAATAACAACGGTAATAGTAACAAGaattaagacattttattgttattgttttcaaCAATATAACATGTTACGTTATTACATTCCGGGTAAAAtattctctttctgtctttctgtctgtctttctttccttctttcttactttcttgCTCTCTGTGTACCTAAAAACGACCTAGATCCGCCTCACCTTTTGTCTGCACCACCACTGCAAAAATGATCCGTGTTAACAAGTCATATAATCTTTTCCAATTATATTTTCCGCACGcgaattaaagagaaaatatgcCAACATGGTGGGGAAAATGGTAGCTGCTTGAAGTATATTTCGAAAGTTTCTTAAGTGCTCTGCCTTGGCACTTGTTTCTAGAAAATCTCCGAAACAAGTGGAAGTTTAACTTGGAGGAGGGgatgggggtggtgggggggtggggtgagTGGAGGTGTTGCGCCCACTGGCCGATTTCTCCCACTAGTTTAAAAAGGTTGAATATGAGACTAAATGATTTGTTACGGTGGCTGTTTTCGCAGTGTtccagtctgtctgtttgcGCCTTGACGCAAGTGCTTGAAGCTTGTCTCACACCACCTCGTAAATAACTTTTCCAAAAAAGACACGGTGCTCTCTGTCCCGCCTCTGTGCCGCTTTTTAGGAGCCAAGGTCCACTAGATTAGAAGACATAGGGTTCAGTATGGTGTCGTGGTGCAATGAGTGGTGATGGTGCACCGAGTCTGCGCCGCCGGGTACCGGGATGGCGCTGGGTCCGGGTGGGGGCGCGAGGCCGTGCAGGGACTGTAAACCGGTGTTAGAGCCGAGGAGCAGAGCCGGGCTCGGAGACGTGTGATCCGGCGTCCCCGAGGGTGTTTTATCGTCGTCCGAGCTCCCCAATAGGGATTTATTTCCATTCATGGAAGAAGTCAATGGGTTGTGACTGTTGCTGTTGGAGTTCTCGTTGTTTTCTCTGcgaacagaaaacaaaacatcagtgTGGAATATCAGCGCGGTGCAAGCACCGTCAGACTGTGCCACATGTTGGCACGTCAGGAAAAATATGAGATATTACAAGCATGTGACACATTCTTAAAACTAGCTACAGTCCTAAACACTACAGCAAATGTGCCAATTAGGCGTTTCTAAATCAATATCATAATGCTGTGATAACAACAAAAATTATAattcttaaaacacacacacacacacacacacacacacacacacacacacacacacacacacacacacacacacacagacttataaacacacacacaatgcaaaaaTAGTGTTGTCCATGCTAACGTGTGTCCTGTGTTGGCTATTCCTTGGGCCAAGCTGTATTTACAATAGCCATAATAAGCACCAGTAATACTTCGAAGATACAATACTTAGTCTAATGATTTACTAAGGCGTCAATAAGGAGAGGATTCATGCGCAAGTGTGACAAGAAGCAAACAATAACTAAGTAATTGAACTACAATCTGTCGCCCAGTTCACTGCAGCAGTGCAGAGAGGCTGCAGTGCAGAACAGTGACTGAAGACAATACACTTATTTCACTATTTAATCTCTATCAAGTGTCTGTGATGATGGAAAATTCATCTAACCGGGTTGACCTGTGGGTGAACGCGCCGATCAGCTCTCGGCCTTTACAGTCTGAATAAATGACAGGTCTAATTATTGCTGAACGTGTGCGTCCCGTATGGCATAGTTCATATGTTTGCAGTGGTGAGTAAGGCTTTTCTCAGTGGGAAGACATGATTTACGTGTAGCTTTCGGCCCGAATTAGTGGCCAGAGGGTGAAAGAAGACACCAACCCTGCGAACACCTGACTAAAACATGTCTCCCAAACCACGTCTTGCCAGTTGCCTGTGTGACTTCCAAACTTTGAAATGTACAAAGTTGCTCCTGGTGAAATGTCATGCGGGCTGATGAGGAGGCTGCACATCCTCCCACATCAGTTACACCGCAAAACATCTTTTAAACATGTTCTGAGATGTTTCCTTGTGCATCTGCTCCTTTTTCACTCCAGTGTCTggagggttaaaaaaaaaaaaaaaaaaaaaaaaaagacgccCGCTTTTCTTCTCTGATCCTAATGTGAAAGCCAAATTTTCACGTATAATAAGTGTGATTAAAACATAAAAGTGGGGTAAATGCAACTTTTATAACCTTGTAATTTACCTGACAACAAGCctttcattttctgcctttcaACTTTTACGCGCGGCCTGCCTCAGCTatcacaaacatacaaacaacagAGCGTGACGTGGGTTTATTGAACCAAAAGTATGAAAAAGCGCCTGCGTCGAGTATAATTTTCCATCTTCGCAGATAAATGCGTGGAATGAAGTGGGGCGATTTGTTAAGaagtgaaaatgtaattattattcaGTCAGTGCAATAATTTGCCAGATGTAGGTCAGCAAATCCTATTCGATAGGCGCACAGAGGAAACCCTGGTTGTTTGTGCCTGTTTTAAATCTGATTATAGTCCTACTAATAAATACACTACATAAATAAGAGTCCTATATTCGGAGGTGTGTTGTCAGTGTCTTTATCTTTGCTCCTACCTTTCCTTCGCCTCCGCTGCTCGGTCTCGCTGCCGTCGGTTTTTGAACCAGTTGCTGACCTGCGTGGTGGTGAGTCCCGTGGCCTCGGCCAGCTCTCTTTTCTCCCGCGGAGATGGGTAAGGATTGTGGGTGTACCACTCCCGGAGGACGCTCCTGCTCTTCTCCTTGAAGCAGTAGCTCGTCTCTTCTCCGTCCCAGATGGAGCGGGGCAGGGGGAACTTTCTCCGGACGCGGTACTTCCCCACAGCGCCGAGCGGGCGGCCTCTCAGCTTCTCCGCCTCGATGTAGTGCGCtttgagccacagctgctgcagcttcggGTGGTTGTGTGGCGAAAACTGGTGGCTCTCCAGGATCTTGTAGAGCTCTCGGAAGTTGCCCCGGTGGAAAGCGACCACGGCTTTCGCTTTGAGGACGCTCTCATTTTTGTGAAGGTGTTCGCACGCCGGGAGGGACCAGAGGAAGCGCCCCAGTCGCTCGATGTTCCCCCCTTGCTGGAGGACTTCACAGACACAAGCCACTTGTTCCTGCGTAAAACCAAACGTCGGAAGCATGGACATGGCGACAACGTAAATCAATACAGATTATATTGTGCCTTACTTCCACGTCTCCCCACTCAGTCTCACATTAAATCAAAAACGCATTAAGTCCATAAGCGACAAGAGGTCCTCAAAAGAGCAGTCTAAAACTTAAAAACAGCCCAAGGTTAAGTAATATCCAACTGCGTGTTGTGGAATAAACTCAAGTCCATTCAGCCATGCAAACCCCGGGCGACAAATCCTCGTAAAgttggtgagaaagagagaaagttgCTACTCCTTTCaccgtcctcctccaccttttcTATGCCGTTTCAACATAACCTACTCCCGGAGACCGGGCTCGCTGGCTCgttttaataatattattcTAAGCTGGCAAGACAAGCGATTATATGaactctgattggtcggttATATGACCCGGGGATGGCGAGGATAAGACAATAGCCTTAGTCAAATTATTTGCCATGGTTACGCTGTCACTCAGAGTAACCTGATATGCTTTGAGGTGGCTCCCTGGCAAAGTCAACCCGATTGTTCCCTTCACGACCAGCCCGCCTACCAACAGAAATATTGCTCAGATTTTTCTTCTAAAacgttttttttccctttcccctCACTTTGACAGACACCTCGGGCAGCCAAAGAGCGCAGAGCAGGGGAGtgtggagagggagagcagcGCAGGTCCCGCAGCAGGGGGAAGGATGGCGCCAGAGCGCACAGAGCACCGCTGAAAGTATGTCTTCATGCCTCCTGCGGCTCTCACAAATCAATCAAGATCCTCTCAGCGTCCGGAACTTTAAAGTTAGTCACTTCATTATTTCATACAAGTGAAATGACTGTCAACACCAAGTAGcgtttaatgaaaaaaaaatcgtAATAATACCAGGCGGCCACCATGAAGCCAAAGTttataaaaagacaaacaagacCAGACTAATTGTGTCCGAGGGAAATGATTTGAGCCAGATTTGATATAAGTTCGCATCAAGATGTGAAAATTGTAAATAGGAATTTTGGTAAAGTTGGTTTACAGGTGATTCGCCAGACTGTGTAAATAAACGTAATCATGAATGTCCGTTATATTAGATGTAGCTTGCAttataaataatgacaaaataagaaaaaataagattttacaCTGTCAAAAAAGTGGAGAAAGTTATGTTTATAGCATCatttatgaaaaacatttgataagTTTGTCTAAAGACTCTCAAACGGAGCTGAAAGTGCGTCTGTTATCTGGTTTATATTAACTTAAAtcaaggattttaaaaaaatctaatcttggataaattacatttctattttcagGATCCCTAAAGGAATATTATATTTCTCCATGAAGTAGACACGTTGCTGTATAATTAACTGATCAGGGTTATTATGTGATGCATGTGATAACAACCTCTAAATGAGGGGTGAGGCAGTGAGCGCACACAGGGACAAACAGTGTTAAGGTGTGCAGCCGGGCTGATGGTGAAACGGAGCGGTCGTGTGCGCGCCGCGGAGTTTGTTGGACggacagcagaggaggacagTCTGTCGGGCAACAGCGGAGAAGAAAAACTGCATCAACCAGCTCACCGGTGAGACTAAAACTTTCCGTCTGTATTTAGAAGTAAAACTCTGGCTGACACGGCGCAGGAAGATGGGAGTCAGAGATCATCAAAACCACAGGCAGGATTAGAAGATAAGATTTGAAGAACTGCTCAGAGTAATCATTTCAATATGATAATTAGGATAAAACGAGGCGGAGAAACAAAGAGGGGATGAAGGAAACAGCGAGAGAGTGGATTTTGGAGCGTGGAAGCTTTTATGATTCACTGAGGAGAAAGTGATGAGCGGCACTTGTTGAAATGATGAGTTTTGGCCCGATGGGAAACTTCTGATCTCCAGCCTGCAGCGGTGCAGCTTAAAAGAAGCTGCTGCACAAAAGCAGTCACATGGCTGCTTGCGGTGTTGTCAGGTTCACGGTAAACGGTGGCGCGTGTCATTGACTGTTGGAGCAAAAATTGACCAGTTGGTAGATTTCTATCGCCTCACCATGGGACCTCTTCATTAGAGATCCGACTGTCAGTGACACCCACACTCAGTATCACATCACatcagcactgctgcctcaaaccacacacacacacacacacacacacacacacacacacacacacacacacacacacacacacacacacacacacacacacacacacacacacagctgcttctctctcctcctcctgcagacctGTTTCAGCAGCTTTCATCTCATAACTTAATATTACCTGCTGGCCACAAAAAAGCTCCAACAGATTTCActtcagagagaaaatgaagtgtTTGTTAAATGAAAGGCAGGTAGTGTGCAAAACATGAAAGGTGTAAAAGATAGGGgtaaaaaatgttattattattattattttgtattcaaTAGGCGTAATTTGATATATGTGCAGACCTCAATTCGATATTTTCCCAAAAGAAGTTGCAGATAAATACCAGCAGCACATCCAAAGTCCTGTCAATAAGCTGCATTAAACCACAggagtacaaaaacaaaatgtagtgATCGGCTGATCGGAGCCCAGGTTCCGTTTGTTTTCAAATCAAGACCAATTTGTCGGTATTTCCCCCGCTGTACAGGCCTAAGTCGTGgctgtttaaaatgaattattagtGTAATCATGAAGTTAGTTTATCGCCAGAGAAGAGGAGTCCTGTAAGAGGAGCCTGATCCCTGTTTCCGCGttgtgttctccctgtgtttaaTAAATTGACTTGGGTTTCGCCCGAAGCACAGTTCAGAGTATTACGGCATTAAACTGACTGATGGTAATCGTCAGGGGACCGGGGCTCTGCTGAAATGGATagtgagaaaaacaaggaaaggGTTTAAtgttatatacatatacatgtacataGACTAGAAAAAGCCAGAACTCCACTAAGAATGAATGAGTTTTAGTCccttgtaaaatgtaaaataaaaaggagCTAATGACCATAActatttaaaacaattaatataataataataatacaaatgacaccatgtataataatataaccttgtaaatataatataaaatcaattttcGCTGACTTTGATTCAGACAGCGCATGAATATTATAATAACGCTCGAGGACAGAGAGTGAGACCGATGAGTGGAAATATGAGTTCCAGTAAACAGTTTGACAGACGTGACATTTTAAACCGAtttcagactttttaaaaaaaacgtaTCATCTCCAtctatgtaacacacacacacacacacacagacacacacacacacacacacacacacaggtgaccCCTAAACACACAGGAGGCCCTCCCACTGGTGAAAGAGGTGCTGCAATTACACTCACAGTGGTCACAGTATTTCACAGTTATGCATCGTCTCATTTTTACGTTTCAGGGTTAAGACCATTCAGATACGCGTTTTAAAGCGTTTTAATTCATCTGAACCACTTCCCTGCGTTAAAATACCCATGAGCAGGCTATTAATTGAGAATCAAATATGTGGACTATAGTTGCTGAACctagtttgtttcttttctctaatTTTTTCTTGATCTTAAAGTTCTTCACCAGCTTTAAATGCTGCCAAATGAGTCTTGTTGCCTGCTTTGCTCCGAGGTCCTGTAGGAGCTCCAGCTGAGGCCATCAGGAGACTCATTAGACGTCATTTTGGTGACATGGCACGCTGCAGGTAGCTATCATCCCATCTCGCTTTATGATAGCTATCCACTTTTACTTGTAATCACTGCCGGGCATGAAATCAACGCAGATGGAGTTCTTAAAAATCTTGTTACATGGGATCTTTTTTGGTATCTTTGACATGAAAAAATTTGAGATAAGCTGTCCCACTCATCCTGTTCTCATGGTGAAATACTTACTGAAGTAGATCAGACAGTAATAATTAGGGAAGCaggttgctgctgcagcacagagggtATTAATTGTGGGGCAAGCAAGTAAAATGCGCCTCTTCGTTGTGTTGGGCTGTTCATGGTCAGAACCGCTGGGTGCGCACCGGCAGTGACAGGGCAATCCGGGGTCCCGTGTCTGGCCCTTGACAGTGTTTGTAAACCACTTGTTTCCACGGATCAGTTTGATCAGAGGGCTCTGGCTCTGAAACGGTAATTATTACGGCCGCTGATGAATGGAGATCGCGTTTCCCCTAATAGCCAACCCCCTATTTTCACAACCTCCCACCGCTCACCTCGGCCGCTCTCCACCACGACCTGCACTAATTGAGCTGATTATTGCaagatgtgtgttttggtgtgcgTTGCGCAGTCTATATGTTTGGTCGGGGGGGCGTCTAAGAGGGGACGTGGCTTTTATTCTACGCGCACTGACCTGAGACAAGCGCAACGAGGGGTTGATGAGTAACATTCTTTCGGACAGACATCCAAATGttgggcagagagagagaggaattaTTAAAGCCAGAACCCGTGTGTCTATACCGGTTAAAGGGATGTGAATGAGGGCCTATCCAATAATTGGTTGTTTACATCTATCTTGTTACCCCAGAGGCCAGGGCTATCCTATAGAGCACGGAGGAGATTTCAGTAAACCGCACAGGCAAACAGCAGGGTGGGGTGGGATGGAGGGGCggagcagaggtgtgtgtgtgtgtgtgtgtgtgtgtgtgtgtgtgtgtgtgtgcgtgctcgaTGATGGGGGCCTCGTTTTCATTTCCAGAAGACTGACCGGTCGGCAGGTTCATCAGATTGGCAGTTTACATTTCAGGCCCACTGTAGAATATATAGGGCTGCACAAAGCGCAGCAATTTCACAGGCAATTAAGTCAAGCATCACTTTCATCAGAAAAGGTAGAAAAGAAGTTTTCTAGCTGTCTTATAATAGCAGTTTGAATGAACTATAAACATATAACTGAATCATCTACTTTCAAACTTTGTGCTTATATGGGTTGATTTGTTAGAAATTTGTTAGACTcaatatcagattttttttctttatgtatcATTTTAAATGGCAAGCAAAATATTCGGTACTAAGAAATAAGTGCTCtcttgttcagggtggaaatCTCCCCTGAAACCAATGCAATTAAATTCTgggttaatgtttttttttctttgtttgtgctgtATGACCCAACAAGACAAAAACTGTGATACATTAATGTTCTGTATTGTTCAAAGAGTCTGTTTGTCACATCATCACCTGATTGAATACTTGGACAATAACCAATAGGATATAAACTTACACATCAGTGTGAAACTAACAGCTAAGTTcctttttaacaaataaaaagtcTGTTAAAGTTACTGTACTGTCCACATGCTGGAAAGCTGGAGTGAGGAGGACAAATTAAAAGTCCTGCAATTAAGTACAGGCTGTGCACTCATGCAGTTATATCTATTACACACTGGCAAAAAAGGCCTTAACCAACCAACGCgccacctcacacacacccaccaccaccaccacactgcTGTGGAACAAACTTATGCCCCAAATTGCAGCTGGCCTGAGCAGTGGAGCAAACAGCAACAAgtgtctgtttttctaaaaGGCTGGTCATTGGAGCTGATgagtagctgtgtgtgtgtgtgtgtgtgtgtgtgtgtgtgtgagtgagtgtgtgtgtgtgtgtgtgtgtgtgtgtgagtgagtgtgtgtgtgtgtgtgtgcgtgtgtatgagagaggagagagagagagagagagagagagagagagagagaatgtgctGCTTGCTGCTGTGGTTAATTTATTCGATCAATCACTCCATTTGATTCCTGTTTATTTTCAGGAGTCGCACGGTCATTTCAGCCGCACACTGAGCCCTTTATGCCCTGCCAAGGCGTTTCCCTTCAACCACTAAGACCGTCTAGCATGCATTCGGCTATAATTTGGAGAGGAGAAGGCTTCCAGCACTTCTCAGATATTTCACGGTTCCTAACCTTTATGGTGAAATCCCCTCAGCCCTGTCTCTCGTCAAACCCGCAGTATGCAGACATGCAGGTATATGAgtttcacacatacactgatTTATGTCAACGCTGTGGgcttgttttaaatgactgCAAACACGCTCCAGTGTGGAATTATGTATTGTCTACAACTGAGCAAATGGTGCACAGGGTaaactgtgtgctgtatctccttgcatgcattttcttttgcacaTGATGTATGCCtctactgtaaatgttttttcttttccttttttttttggcataaaCTACTGCAAAAACTACCACTGTTTACTCTCTCTGTTTAATCTAATTAATACATTCACTATCTGGCTCCAAACTAATACAGTTTGTATAGATTTTCATGTGCAGTTGATAATGTtgcataatgacaataaattGCGAACCTTGCTGAAGCTTAACCTGCTCCTTTGGAGTGTTTTGATAATAGCAAGCAACTGACAAACCACCATGGGACAAATACATAGGATCGGATTAACCTCTGCCTGTTCTGCATCAAAGTAGACAGAAGGCTGGGACATATAACTGGATCACTACAAACAATTGCTTCTGATCATGTGAAATAGCAAATAAATGCCTCTTTTGGCCAGAAACACGATGGAAGAGTTTGCCCCGTCcctaaaacaaaacacaacaataaacaTATAGAGGACTGACTATGATATCACaatgttatttcagtgtgaatAAGGCCGGACTGGTGTTATTCAAATGGTGAAGGAAGCATAGAGACACAACATAAGAACATGCCAATTACCCAA
It includes:
- the six2a gene encoding homeobox protein SIX2a gives rise to the protein MSMLPTFGFTQEQVACVCEVLQQGGNIERLGRFLWSLPACEHLHKNESVLKAKAVVAFHRGNFRELYKILESHQFSPHNHPKLQQLWLKAHYIEAEKLRGRPLGAVGKYRVRRKFPLPRSIWDGEETSYCFKEKSRSVLREWYTHNPYPSPREKRELAEATGLTTTQVSNWFKNRRQRDRAAEAKERENNENSNSNSHNPLTSSMNGNKSLLGSSDDDKTPSGTPDHTSPSPALLLGSNTGLQSLHGLAPPPGPSAIPVPGGADSVHHHHSLHHDTILNPMSSNLVDLGS